The genomic DNA ATGCTCGATTCCTATCCTCAACTTAGGGAGATTCTGAGTTTAGATTACATCATTCTTAATTCCACGAGGATATGTTTTAGATGGGTTAGGGTTGAACTTAATTTCCCTTTTTAGGCATGAGTGTGCGTTTTAAAGGATGTTGGTCCAATTGTTGATTGTTCCCTTTTTATCGTGTGTTTTTATTCCTCTGGAAAGATAGTTGTATACATTTATACATGTTCAACCGTTATTCCCTTTTCAAGGTTTGGTTTCAGCAATCATTTTAGGGTTTAGGTGCAAAAACCTAAGATTTGCTCCCTCGGCAACGATGTCTGGTTTTATTATTTGCATGGTCGTTGAAACCGAATCCTGGGTCATGTTGGTCTGAACTGAGATTAAATTGGTTGGACCATCAATAGTTATGATTGGAATAAAAATAAAGAAGGTTAAATCAATTGaatttgattttataattttttaatatataaaattttcatttttataaacTTTTAATTACTTGTTTAACTGAATGTAGATGAGTGGATTGGTTTGGTTTTAAAACCATAATCATTTGTGCTTAAATTGGAATTGGGTTttctaattataaaataatatatattataaataaaacagTCTAATTAGGTTCCCTAAGTTTTCGATAGcgttaaaatatttgaaattcgACTTTCAGCTTTTTTGATTTGATTGGACTATTTCGAGGTGATAATTACTAAATTAAATTCAAAGGTTTTTtataatagaaatcaaataatttaTGGGCTGAGTAATGGTCATTTTTCATATTCGATTATTTGTAAGATTTATCCTAAAATATAAAGCttccaaaaaataaaaagaaaaacacagaaagaaaaagaaaaagattgtTTTTCTAAGTTGAAAATGATTTGAAAAATTGAGTAAATGGGccgtgaaattatgattttggatTTAAgccattttatttattaaaacctaaaacccaacccaatctaAGATAAAAAGGAAAGCTGAACCCTAAAAACCCTAGTCAGGAATCGATATATTTTTGTTAGAATAGcatcagcagcagcagcagcagcagcaggaGCAGCAGGCCTAAACGATCAACCAACCAGAAAAGAGAAACAAGATGGTTTCAGGGTCAGGGATCTGCGCCAAGAGAGTGGTTGTGGATGCAAGGCATCACATGCTAGGAAGGTTGGCTTCCATTTTGGCCAAGGAGTTGTTGAATGGCCAAAAAGTAGTGGTTGTTCGATGCGAAGAGATTTGTATGTCGGGTGGTTTAGTGaggcagaagatgaagtacatgAGGTTCTTGAGGAAGCGGATGAACACTAAGCCTTCTCATGGCCCCATTCATTTTCGTGCTCCTGCTAAGATCCTCTGGCGTACCATTCGTGGGTAATTTCTCTTTTTAACTCCCTTCTCTCTATTGGGTTTCTTTAATGAACGTTTTATTGTGAAGATTAGTTCTATTATTTTGTCATTGGATTTTTTTCATTGTAGAGTTTTGGATGAATTTTCTGTGTTCTCGTTGTTGTTTGGTTCTTGGGAAAATAtaggaaagaaaggaaaaagaactTATGAGTTTGCTTGAGAATATGATTGCTGAATTTAGTGAATACTATAAGCTACAAATATCTATGAATTTTATGCCGCTGAAGAAGGGTATTTTGCTTTAATATGTACGGTTCATAAAGTATAAACACTGCTTTGCTTTGACTTGAATTATAGTGAGCTTTAACTTTCCTTTTGATTATTGGCATCTGTTTTGGTTAAAGCATGATTCCCCACAAGACCAAGCGTGGGGCAGCTGCTCTTGCTCGATTGAAGGCTTATGAGGGGATTCCAGCTCCTTATGATAAGACAAAGAGGATGGTTATTCCTGATGCTCTCAAGTCAGTTTTGAAGCCGTCGTTTACTTCTTTCACATAATTTAGAATTTGATTGCTTGAATGGCCAGTTATGTTTAATGTTTTTGTTCCTCTTTTGgtttttaaattagggttttgagGCTTCAGAAAGGACACAAGTACTGCTTGTTGGGCAAGCTTTCCTCTGAGGTTGGATGGAACCATTATGACACCATCAAGGTGAAGATTAGTTACCCTGTTCAAATACAACTTGTCTTTCAATGCTTTTTACTCGACTCTTACTTTGGATTATATATTCATGCACGTGTGTGTGCGTGtgtgcatatatatattcatgtgtGCGCGTGCTtgtgcatatatatattcatttatgATTGTTCTTCTTCCTTACTTTCCTTATATGCAAGGCATTGAATATTGATGTTGGCttgtttttgtttaaaatttatcAGTGCTTGAAGCTTATTTTTAGTGTGGTGCCAATAGAATAATTTTCCGAATAGTAAAACTCggaaaaagtttttaaaaaaattcttacATGGAAGGAAAAGAAACatcatttttatgttttgtactcTCAGCCTATGTTGCTCAGCTTCTAGTATGAAAATTCTTACTCTTAACATGCGTATCTGACAGGCTGGCATTGACCAACTTTTTCTAGaatatttttcttatgttttcacTGTCATACCCTCAAGTTCATGTCATTATTTCCATAAATGTTATTTGCTTGGATGAATTAGGCTTGTTATTTGTTGTGTGATTTTGAACTGTTTTAACCTTTTTCGTAACATATACAACTATCTATACCCTGGGCCTTTGAGTTTATAACATCTTGTTACTCATGGCTGAACTATTCTTCTCTCCAGGAGCTTGAGAGGAAGAGGAAGGAAAGAGCTCAAGTGGCATATGAGAGAAGAAAGCAACTCACTAAACTTAGGGTTAAAGCCGAGAAGGTTGCTGAGGAGAAGCTTGGGGCCCAGTTGGAAGTTATTGCTCCTATCAAATATTGATTCAAAGATGATTGAAACATTCCGGTTACGTTTCAGTGCACTTCCATAATGTCTTTTTGAGTTGCTCATAATTTTATTCCCCCAATCGTTTCAGGTAGATGCTATGCTATATATGTTCGTATGTTATCTCGGTTTTTTCCTTCATTGCTTGAGAAGCATTTCTGTTTTCCAGTTTCTGTTTTTTGATATTTAAGTTTTTCGGGATTTGATCATGATTTTACTAGAACTAAGAGTCCAATAGTTTTACCATTTGAGCAAACGACTATTAGCCTTTTACATTTTTTTGCGTACGCCCTTTTCAGGTTGGTCATTTTGGCGTCCGATTTCACCTGCATGATATAATGTGTTGTTTGCCGTTATACCGTTAATATCTTGTCAGAGAATGGTCCAGTAATTTACCAATTTGACCAAACGGCTTATCCGTTGAATACTTCTGTCATCGGTTTCCTAGTTTCGCATCCGATTGCAACACGGTTGACGTTACATACATGTTAGGTTATTTTCAGCCATGGATCAGTCTTTAGTTCTTATTTATAAGGTGGGAATTATGCCATCAAATTGTAGATGTACTTGATGGGTTTTGCCAAAGTCTTAATGGTGATCGAAGTGTTGAATCTCAATTGAGTTAATGTGCTCAGAAAATTAAGGTCTCTAATGGAATTCATCTGAAATTTACTTAGCTCGGAACTTAGGATCTATTTTATCTTgtgaaaaaatagaaaattaaaagcATGAAAGCAGATTTATATTTGGTTTTAAGAATTATGAttcttttaatttgttaaaagATAATCAGTTATCCGGATTAAAATCATATCCGAGATCGACAACTAAAATAAGGTTATTTGATTTtactttataatataaatattacattgacaaataattatattaatctaatatgaaaataaatatataaatttatttcttTAATTCTATGTAATTGaactaaaattaaagttttatgtataattgtatcaaatcaaaattaatatattgtcttggatttaaatttaatatttattatgaatGAAACAATAAATTGAAACATGGGAAAACCAATAAAAGAGAATTGAGGTGTGACCCTTTTTCTTTTCCGAgtagaaaatttaaatttaagtaca from Gossypium arboreum isolate Shixiya-1 chromosome 9, ASM2569848v2, whole genome shotgun sequence includes the following:
- the LOC108457370 gene encoding 60S ribosomal protein L13a-4-like; amino-acid sequence: MVSGSGICAKRVVVDARHHMLGRLASILAKELLNGQKVVVVRCEEICMSGGLVRQKMKYMRFLRKRMNTKPSHGPIHFRAPAKILWRTIRGMIPHKTKRGAAALARLKAYEGIPAPYDKTKRMVIPDALKVLRLQKGHKYCLLGKLSSEVGWNHYDTIKELERKRKERAQVAYERRKQLTKLRVKAEKVAEEKLGAQLEVIAPIKY